The DNA region CGGCTCGGTGCTGCCGTGGGTCGGCGGTCCCGACGCCGACGCGGTGACGTACGGTGCCGCCGCGACCGGGACCGGGTCGGCGCTCGGCTCGCGCGCGGGTCTGGCCGGCGGGGACGCGTTCGTGACCCTGCTGGCCGGTGTCGTCGCCGTGGCAGTCGCCGCCTGGTACGCACTGGGTCGGGCCCGGCGCTGGCAACAGGTGACCCTGGCCGGTGCCGGGCTCCTGGCGCTCAGCTGGGCGATGCTGAACCAGGCGGAGATCGGTGACGTGGCCGGCCCAGACGGGGCCACATTGGACATCAGCCCGGGCGTCGGGGTGTACGTCGCGATCCTCGCCGCGGTGCTGGTGATCGGTGCCGCCGTCGCCGCACCCCGCGACGTCGAGCACGATCTGCGGGTGCTGGGCCAGCGGGCGGAGCAGCTGGTCCGCCGAGGGCTGGGGTTCGAGGCGGTCGAGAAGCAGCAGCAGCTGCTGCGCCGCGCCCGGCGTCGGCCGGGCTGGGACGATCCCCGGTTGACGTTCGAGGCGTTGTACCTGGCCCGGCTCTATCTGATCGTTGGGCACGTCGACCGGGGCGTCCAGCTGGTGCACGAGGTGATGGCCCAGGCGCCGCAGCGGTTCGGCGACGACCACGAAGGGTTGGAAATGGCCAGGGCCGAGGCCGGCGGCATCGTCGCGGACGCCAACGCCCAGCTCGCGGCCGTCCGACAACAGCTAGGCATGCCGTACGGCTGACCGCGCCGCGCCGCGACCGACCGACCGGCGTGGCAGGTGGCCGTACGGCTGACGACGCGAAACGCCGGCCCAGGGTTTCCGACCGTCACCGGGCCGGGTATGGGGCTGACCCATGCCGAACCACGACGGGCGCAGGCACACCGCCGGTCCCGTCCGGACGAAAGGTCACCGTCATGCCGAACCACCCTCCATCCCGCGTCAGCGCCGACACCCGGCCGGCGGTGCGCCGATGAGCGCCCCGACCGAGCCGGCGACCGTCGACGCGTGCCTGCGCCTGGGCGCGGGCTTCGGCCAGCGTGACCGCGCATGGATCGTGACCGAGTTCTCCGCCATCGACAGCCGGCTGACGACGTTCCCGGCTGACAGCACCGAGCTGGAGCTGTCGGTGAAGGACCGCGAGTCGCGCGGGCAGAAGGTCACCCTGGAGTGCTGGATCGCTGGCTGGCCGAAGATCGTCACCACGTCGACGGAGGAGGATCTCCGGGCGGCACTGCACGACGTACGCGACGATCTGCGCCGGCGGCTCAACGACACGAAGACCCGGCAGGAACCGCGCAACAACCGGCACCTGCGGGACACCGGCCCGGATCCGCAGGACGCCGGCCCGGAGCTGAGCGACCCGGCCGCCGCGGTGGATCGGACCGACTGATCCGACCGGACCGACTGATCCGACCGGGCTGACCCGTCCGACCGGGCTGACCGGGGCGGCGGGCGGCTGGACACCGGTGGCAGACTGCGCATCGTGATCTCGATTGCAGAGCTGGTGCGGCGGTCCGGGGACGACGACGCCCTGCCGCTGGTGACCATCGGGGAATTCTTCGACGGCAACGACGAGGAGGGGGCGATCGCCCCCAACCAGTGGGAGTACGGCCGTCCGCCGCTGGCGGAGTTGGCCGAACGGTTCCGGGAGATCGAGCAGCGCGACGACGTGGCATGGGTGCGGGTGCAACTGCATCCGGAGACGCTCGAGACCGACGAGGTGCTGGGCGAGGCGGTCGCCATCTGCACCTCCGCTGACGAGGCGACCTGCGAGTCGTGGCTGGACGGACTGGAAGCCAGTGGCATCATCGACGGGTTGGTCGACGAGTACGTCGACGTCCCGCCGGTGCCGGACGGCATGACGATCTGGTCGGTGACCTGGGACTGAGCAACCGCTGACAGAAGGAGGGCCGCGGCGTGCGGCAGCAGGTGCACTTCATCACGGTGGCCACTGCCGATCTCGCTGCGGCCCGTCGCTTCTACCGCGACGGTCTGGGTTGGCGGCCGACGCTCGACGTACCAGGGGAGATCATCTTCTTTCAGATCGGTCCCGGCATGATCCTCGGTTTCTTCGAGGCGACGGCGTTCGGCCGCGACATGGACCCGATGGTGCCGGCCGGCGCGGGGGACGTCCCGGCCGCGTCGTCTCCGACGATCGATGCCCCGTCTGCGACCACCGATGTTCCGGTGACGCCAGCCGGCTTCACTTTGGCGTACAACGTCGCCTCGCCGGCCGAGGTCGACCAGGTGTTGACCGAGGCGGTGGCGGCCGGAGCGACGATCCGCAAGCCCGGTCAACGGGCCGCGTTCGGCGGCTACCACGGGCACTTCGCCGACCCGAACGGCACGGTCTGGGAGGTCGCGTACAACCCGGGCTGGCAGGTCGCGGCGGACGGCACGGTCACCCTCGGCCCAGTCGACGCGTAGTCGGCTGGTCCGGCCTCGGGTGCCGCGACTCGGGCGTCGGGCATCGACGGACTAAACCGGTACGACGTAGGCGCAGGGCGCGCAACTCGCCGCCATCCATCATGTTTCACGTGATTCGCATTACCGATTCGGCTTTTATCATGTCGAGGTTCTGACTTCTTCAAGTCAGCGCGATTCGAATGTGGGCAACGAGTGGTGATCGACAATTGTGTAGTCGCTGGTGAAAGCGGTTCTCCCTGAATGTGTCCATGATCCGTCAAGGTTTTCGGCATTGCGATCAATGGAGGCAGATAAATATGCTGCGGAAGGCCCAGACGGGGCACCAAGGACAAGGGAGGTCCTGTTGAAATCGACCCTGCGTTGGTCCGCATTGGCCGGACTGTCGCTCACACTCGTTCTGACCGGCGCACCCGCCGCTCAGGCGAAGCCCACGCCGATCGACGTGAACGGCAACACATCCACCGTCGCCCGTACCCTCGACGGCCGGGCGATCACCAACGCGAAGATCGCAAAGGAGGTCAGTGAATTCTGGACCGAGGAGCGGATGGCGTCCGCAGTCGACCTGACCTTCGCCGGATCGGCCAAGGGTGCCGGATCGACGATCGCCGACGCCAAGCCCAACGGGCCGGAGGGCGCGGTGGCACCGCTCGCTCCGAGCCTCGGCAGCCGCGGTGACGTCGGACTGATGCTCAACGAGTCGCTGGCCGTCGGCAAGGTCTACTTCACCACCCCCACCGGCGGCACCGCCTCCTGCTCGGCCAGCACGGTCGCCAGCGGAAAGCGCCGGCTGGTCATGACCGCCGGGCACTGCGTGCACCAGGGCCCCGGCGGCCAGTGGTACAGCAACTGGCAGTTCGTGCCGCGCTACCGCAACGGGTCACGGCCGTACGGCACGTTCGTGGCCTCCAGCCTCAACACCCGTACCGCCTGGATCAACAGCGGTAGCTACGCCGAGGACATGGGCATCGCCATCATGAACAACGGCGGCATCTACGGCGCCAAGGTCGTCGACACCGTCGGTGGCCACGGGCTGCGCTGGAACTACGGCTACAGCGTCTCGGTCACCGCTCTCGGATACCCGTCCAACCTGGGCGGCGGCGAGAGCCAGTACTACTGCCAGGGCACCACATGGAGCGCCGGCGGGCAGCAGATCCGGATGTACTGCAACATGACGTACGGTTCCAGCGGCGGACCCTGGCTGCAGGAATACAACGACACGACCGGCTACGGGTACATCAACAGCGTGGTCAGCCACGGTGACAACCCGGGCAACGGTCAATTCGACGGCCCGTACTTCGACAACGACATCAAGAGCCTGTACGACTTCGCCGAAGGCATCTCTCCGGCGTAACCCCGACACCACCGTCCTGAAACCGCCCATGGGAGCCCTGGCCGACTGGTCAGGGCTCCTCCTGCGGCGTATTCGGCTAATTGGGATCTCTCGCTACGGTCATCGGCGGAAACAGCGACGCCGGACTGCCGGTCGCCGTTCCCGGTGCTGTGTTGACCCTGCTCAGCGACCTCTACTTCGGGCCGCTTCCGAACGACGTCGTCACAGACACGGCCGTCGCGGTACCGACCGTCCTCGGCGGCCAGGGGCGCATCCCGATCGGCCCCGGCGACGCGGTCCGGATGGAAGGCGACCGCATCGTGGTGGGGCGCCGGGACACCCGGAAGGTGCCTGCCTGGCCGGTGATGGCCCATCGG from Solwaraspora sp. WMMD791 includes:
- a CDS encoding HPF/RaiA family ribosome-associated protein produces the protein MSAPTEPATVDACLRLGAGFGQRDRAWIVTEFSAIDSRLTTFPADSTELELSVKDRESRGQKVTLECWIAGWPKIVTTSTEEDLRAALHDVRDDLRRRLNDTKTRQEPRNNRHLRDTGPDPQDAGPELSDPAAAVDRTD
- a CDS encoding VOC family protein, coding for MRQQVHFITVATADLAAARRFYRDGLGWRPTLDVPGEIIFFQIGPGMILGFFEATAFGRDMDPMVPAGAGDVPAASSPTIDAPSATTDVPVTPAGFTLAYNVASPAEVDQVLTEAVAAGATIRKPGQRAAFGGYHGHFADPNGTVWEVAYNPGWQVAADGTVTLGPVDA